The genomic region CGGCGATGCGGCCCGCGCCATGCGTCGGTGCATGATTGTTGTCGAGCAGCTGCATGCTCACGAACAGGTCCGTGCCGACCATCACCATCTGGTCCATCTCGGGAATGCCGTCGCCATCGAAGCCGGACAGGTCGATGTGGCCCTTGATCAGCGTTTTGCACGCCGGGTCGACCTGCGAATGCAGCAGCACGTCCGGATCGATGACGAACAGACTGTCACCGCGGTATGGCGTGACGTAACCCTTGCTCCCCGACACCAGCAGCACATCCTGCGGATTCGCGCCGCCCTCGTCGCGGATTCCGCCATTGACGCTGCATTCCTTGACGTTCGGAAGCGACGGTTTGTCGACGTCGAGAAACTGAAGCGTATTCCAGGGCGTCCGGTTGATGACGATCGGAACTCCCGATGGCGCGCGAACGACGGCATCGGTGCTGAGCGCGCCGAGACGGACCGAGACGCTTCTCTTCGTGACGTCCTCGGGACCGAGCGCGACCACCGCAAGGCCGGCAGAGCTGAAATCGATCGGCGCGGTCGTCACCACGGCGCGAGTCGCCGTGGCGCCGAGGCACGACGGGATCACGCCCTCGACCGACTTGCGAAGAATGTCGAGCGCATCACTCGCCGTGAGCTTGCCGTCGCCTTGCGGCGAGGGCCATACGTCTCCGCGCCGGTCGTACTTCGAGGCGACGGCGTAGCGCAGCGTCTGCAGGCCGTCACTGGCCTTGAAGAAACCGTCGCCGGTGACGTCGCCGCAAAGCGCCGCGTGCGCAGGCGCGGCGCCGATGGCGAGCCAGCACCACAGCGCGGCAGCGCACGCACGCTCAGTGCGCATCATTCGAATGTTGCGCATGGTGCACATCCTCTGCGGGAAGCTGCCCGGGAGCCGCGGACCAGCTCAGCGTCGCGTAGAAGGCGCGTCCGGGAAGCGGAAATCCGATCTGGTCCGGCACCAGCGAATCGGTGATGTTGTCGGCCTCCACCGTCAGGCGAAGGCCCTTCCAGAACGGCCCGTACACGACCGATACTCCCTGCACCGTGCGCGTGGAGATCGAATCGATGTTCTCGCTGTCGAGATAATGCTTGCCGGTCACGTCGATGTCGTATGCCAGCACGAACGGTCCATGGCTCCAGCTGACACGCGCCCAGCCTTCGTGCGGCGCGAGGCCGGCAAGGTCTTTGCCGTGGACGAACTCCCCGTCGGAACGGTTCTCGGCATCCTGGAACGTGTAGTTTGCGGATAACGCGAAGCCGGCCGGCCCGTGCCATTCTGCACGCAACTCGTGGCCGCGGATGTGCGCGTTCTGTTCGTTGAACGCCTTGGCCGTGCGATCGAACGTGAGCTTCACGAGGATCACGTCGTCGATGTTGCTGCCGAAGTACGCGTAGCCGATCGCGAGCTTTCCCAGCGGCTCGCGTTCGCCGGTCCACTCGAAGCCGGCGTCCCATGCGATGCCGGATTCCGGCTGGAGGCCGGGATTCCCGACCGTGAAACCGGTATTGCCATACAACTCGCCGAACGTGGGCGGACGAAAGTACGACGACACGTTCGACTTGATCGCAAGCCCCGCGACCGGTTCCCACCGCACGCCCGCATGCGGATCGGTGGAGTGATCCGAGTCGTGGCTGCCCGCTCCGCGGATCGACGAATCGAAGGAGTTCCACAGCTGCTGGTGGCGAAGCTGAAACGTGACGGTCGTGTGGAGCGACGCGACCGTCCAGTCGTCGCCGGCGGCAATTGCCAGCGACGAGCGCGTTGCGTCCTGGTCGGTCGCTCCGTTCTGGTCGAACCCTTCCCAGCTGTATTCCGCGCTCCCGGCAAACCAGTGCGTTTTGCCGACGGGGCGTCCCCATTTTCCCGCGGTGGTCGAAGTGGTCGTCTCTGCGGTGTTGTCGAATGCGCGGAAGTCGGTGTCGGACAGCCTCTGCCGCTGCCAGTTCGCACTCTGTTCAATGTTCCAGCGACCGTCGGCGCCGCCGAGCGCGATCGCGCCGATTTCGCGCACGGTTTCCAGCTGCGTGTGCGAGCGAAATGCCGCCGCGAAGCCGGGCACGCCTTCGTCTTTGTAAAACACCTGGTTGCGCAGCTGCAGCCGCGCGCTGCCGACATCGCGCCGCCAGCGCAGCAGCGAGTCGATCGCATCGCTGTGGTTGTTGCGGCGCTTGCGGACTTCGTCGTCGTTCGGGTTGTTGACCGCGCCTTCATCCTTGAACTCGAAATCGCCGTCGGTCGTGCGGTACGCCGCGAACGCCGAGGCGTTTCCGCCGGCCAGCGGCCCTGCGCCGCCGGCGTTGACCTTGGCCGAACCGAACGAGCCGCCGCCCACGGCTGCGCTCGCTGTCGCGTGATCCGGATCGCGCGTGATCACATTCACCACGCCTGCGGCCGACGACGGCAACAGGCCCACCGGCGCGAACCCCCGGTAGACCTCGATGCGCTCGACCGTATCGAACGGCAGATCGGCCAGGTTCACGACACTGTCGGATGCGCGTCCGAGCGGCACGCCGTCGAGAAGGATGCGCAGCTGACCGGACGGCGCACCGCGGATCGACAATGTTGCGAAATCGTCGCGGCCGCCCTGCCGGCGAAGCTGCGCGCCGACGCTCTGGCCAAGCAGCTCTGCCGGAGACTGAAAGCTCCGCCATGTCGGCTCCGCGAAAATCGTTTCGCCGAACGCGGCGACGTCGTCGGGCGTTTCGAAGCTGCGCTCGGGTAAGGCCGCGTCGCCCTGCTTGCCGGCATCGACGACGATCGGAGGCAGCTCGCTTGCCGGTGCATCGGAAACGTCGTCGGGCGGTGCTCCGCCTGTGTCGTCGGCTGCGATGCTTCCCGGGGTCGCATCGGCAGCGTTCGCCATCACAGGCGCTGCAAACAGAAACGCGAGCAGGACCACGACCGCGCGGCGAGCGGCGCGCCGCCATCGCGACATCGGGATGGAGAAGTTGCTGTCGAAGGTTCGTGGTCGCGTACGCAAAGCCGGCGAACCGTAGGGATGCGGGGCAATGGAGTCAACAAGCGCGACGTGCCTCCGCTTTGACAGCCGTCAACCGGCAACCTAAGAGCCCGCCGTGGCTTCGATTGCCGGCAAGGGAATTTCCATCCTCGGCTCGACCGGCTCGATCGGCACCCAGACGATCTCCCTGCTCGAACGTTTCCCCGACCGCTTCCGCGTCGTTGCGCTTGCCGCCGGCCGCCGCGCTGCCGATCTCAAGGATCAGACGCTCCGCATGAAGCCTTCGGTGATCGCCGTTGCCGAAGCTTCGGACGCAGTCGAGCTCGAGCGCGCGCTGGGCAGCGAAATGGGCGCAGCGGCGCCCCGCGTTTTCTCCGGTCGCGAAGGACTCCTGCAGGTTGCCACGGCGCCGGGCACCGACGTTCTCGTCTCCGCTCTCGTCGGAGCGGCCGGCCTCGTGCCGACGCTCGCCGCGATCGACGCAGGAATCGACATCGCGCTTGCCAACAAGGAAGTGATGGTGGTCGCCGGCGAGCTCGTTCAGCGCCGCGCGCGAACATCCGGAAGCCGGCTGCTGCCGGTCGACAGCGAGCACAACGCGGTCTTCCAGGCACTGGCCGGTCGTGAACGCAGCCACGTGCGCAAGATCGTGCTGACGGCGTCCGGCGGACCGTTCCGCCAGCACACCGCCGATCAGCTTCGCAGCGTGACGCGCGCCGAAGCGCTCCGGCATCCGACCTGGAACATGGGCGACAAAATCACGATCGATTCCGCCAGCCTGATGAACAAAGGACTGGAAGTGATCGAGGCGCGCTGGCTGTTCGACGTCGTGCCCGAAGACATCGAGGTACTCGTGCATCCGCAGAGCATCGTGCACGCGCTGGTGCGCTACCACGACGAATCGGTCATCGCCGTGCTTGCTCTTCCCGACATGGCCATTCCGATCGCCTACGCGCTCGCATGGCCCGACGTGCTCGAGCTCGGCCATCTTCCGCGCCTCGATCTGGCCACGACCGGCACGCTCACGTTCGCGGCGCCGGACCTCGAGCGCTTTCCGTGCCTCGGGCTTGCGTACCGCGCGCTCGCGGCGGGCGGCGCGATGCCGGCGGTGCTCAATGCGGCCAACGAAGTTGCGGTCTCGCGCTTTCTTGCCGGAGACATCGGATTTCCGGACATCGCCGCATCGGTGGCGTCGAGCATGGACGGCTTCGAAAGCGGCGACTGCGATTCCATCGATGCGCTTCTGTCGGCCGATGCGTGGGCGCGCAAGGCGGCGGCGGGATGGTGCCCGGTGCGCGCAGCCTCGTGAAGAAAATAACGCGAAAAGAAAGGCTCGCACGCGCGCCGCGCCCGGCGGACCCGGTTGTCGCTCGAACCGCCGCTGCGCCGGCCGTCCCTTCGCCGGCCGCGCCGCCGGACCGGCTCACGGCGATGCTGCCGGCGTTCGCGCTGGTCGTCGTCGCGGTCTTTGCGATCCGCCGCCTCGACGACTTCGACACGTGGTGGCACCTCGCGTCCGGACGCTGGATCGTCCAGCATCACGCCATCCCGCACACCGACGTCCTTTCGTTCACGGTTCCGCAGAACGAATGGATCAACCTGCAGTGGCTTTACGACGTGCTGCTTTACGGCATGTGGAGTCTCGGCGGGGCAAGCGGCCTCGTGCTGCTGTCGGCGGCCTGCTTCATTGCCACGTTCGCGCTGCTGGCGCGCCACATTGCGCGCTACACCGGTCCGATCGCGACGACTCTTCTGCTGTGCTGGGTCGCCACCACCGTCAACGAGCGCTTCCTGATCCGCCCGGAGATGGCGACGTTTCCGCTGCTCGCGGCGGTCCAGCTCGTGCTTGCCGAAGGTCGCGAGCGGCCGTCGCGGCTTCGCTGGCTCGTGCCGCTGATGGTGCTGTGGGCGAACATGCACTCGCTGTTCATCCTCGGCGCCGGCGCGATCCTGTGTGCGATGGCCGGCGCGCTCGCCGCCGAGCTGCCGCTGATGCCGCCCGGCTGGCGCCGCGACAGCGCATGGCCCGCTGCCGCGCGCCGCGAGCTGTTCGTGTGGGGCGGCGTCGCGCTCGCCGCGACGCTCGTCAATCCGTATTTCCTGCGGGCTCTGACGTTTCCGTTCGAGCTGATCTCGCGCATCGACGGATCGAACGGCATCTACCAGGTCATCGGCGAATTCCGTCCTCCATTCTCCGGATACTTCCTGACGTTCGCGCTCGGGTCGTACCAGGCGTTCGTCTATACCGCGGCCGCTCTTGCCGTCGTTGCCGGCGCGATGCGGGCGTTCGCAGGACCGCCGTCACGCGGCGACCGCACACCGCCGCTGCCGGGCGAACGCGCCGGGTTCGACGTCGCCGTCGTGGTTTTCGCAATCGCGCTGGGATGGCTCTCGCTGCTGGCGCGCAGGAACATCGGCGTATTCGCGGTCGGAGCCGTGCCGTTCGTGGCGGCCGCGTTCGCAATCATCCAGTCGAAGCTGCCCTCTGTGAGCCTGCGCTCGCAGGCTGCGAGTCGCGCGGCGACGGCCGCAGCGGTTGCCGGCATGCTCGCGATCTGCGCGCTCGTGATGACCAACCGCTGGTATGCGTCGACCGGGGAGACGCACGAGTTCGGTCTGGGAATCCTCGAGTCGAACTTCCAGCCGCGTGCCACCGAGTTCTTCCGCGAGACCAGGCTGCCGGGCCCGATGTACAACGACATGACGGCGGGCGGATATCTGACGTGGGACGACCCGACGGGAAAAGGCGTCTACGTCGACGGCCGTCTCGAAGTCTACGACACGCCGTTTTTCAGCGCGTACCTTTCGAACATGGCCAACATTGACGCCTGGACGAAAGACGCCGATGCACGCGGGATCCAGAGCGTGATGCTCTTCCACCGCTGGGGAAACCGCCAGTCGCTGCTTCGCGCGCTGACGTCGACCCGTCACTGGATGCTCGTGTACTACGATGACACCGTTGCGACGCTGGTTCGGGCCGATGCCAACGAGGATGTCGTCGCCGCCGCACGCACGGCGTTCTCGTCGACCTGGCGACCGAGGACCGAAGCGACGCTGTCGGGCCCCGAGATGACGTATTCGTGGCAGTGGAGCATCGCGCGCTATACGGGACAGCTTGCTTACGCGCGCCTGCTGGAGACGATCGGCGATCGCCGCAGCGCGCTCGAATGGTTCGAAAAGGCGATTGCGACCGGCATGCCCGTCGACTTCGAAGTCGACGCGCGCCACAGCGCCGCACAGCTCCTTGCGGCGTCCGGGCAGCTCGCACAGGCGCGCATGCATCTCGTAAGGGCCAACGAGCTCGATCCCTCCAACGAGTCCACGCGCGCGATGCTGACCAAGCTCGATGCCATCGCCCACTGACAGGACGACGCCGGCCTTCTCGAGGCCGGTGCTGGTGACCGGCGCCGCCGGGTTTGTCGGCGCGAACCTTGTGCGGCACTACGCGGCGCGCGGCGCGCGAGTGGTTGCGGCCGGCCACGACGATTCTCCGGCATGGCGGCTCGAGGCCGTGCCGGAAAACGTCGAGAAGACCCACGTCGACGTGTGCTCGGCGGGCGAGGTCCGCCACCTTCTCGAAGAAGTCGCGCCGGAGGTGATCCTGCACTGCGCCGCATTCGGAGCGTATCCCGGCCAGACCGATGCGGAGCGGATTCATCACGTCAACTATGACGGCGTCCGCTACATGCTCGAGGAAGCGCGCCGGCTCGACGGGCTGCGTGCGTTCGTGCAGATGGGCACGTCGTCGGAATACGGCGCTAACTGCTCCGCACCGACGGAAGACGCACCGACGGCGCCCGACAGCGATTACGCGGTATCAAAGGTGGCCGCGACGGCGCTGGTCCGGTTTCATGCGCTCAAGCACGGACTGCCGGCGTGGGTGCTTCGGCTGTACTCCATCTATGGTCCGTTCGAGGACGTCTCGCGCCTGGTCCCGCGTCTGATCGAAGAAGCCCGGCGCGGACGACTGCCGGCGCTGGTCGATCCGGGCATTTCGCGCGACTATCTGTACATGGGCGACGTCTGCGACGCGTGCGATGCGGTCATCGAGCGCGCCGGCAGCGGTCTCGCGCCCGGCGAGATCTTCAACATCGGCAGCGGGCGCAAGACTACGCTGGAGGAGATCGTCGCGATCGTGCGCGGGCTGTTCGGGGTGAGTGTCGAGCCGCAGTGGGGCTCGATGCCCAACCGCCGATGGGATCACTCCGACTGGTACGCGAATCCGGCCAAAGCGGACGAGCTGCTCGGCTGGAAGGCGACGACGGCGCTCGAGAACGGACTGCGTGCGACCTCCGAATGGATGGACCGCGAGCGGACGCTGCTCGAGCTCGCGCATCGGCACAGCGTCGAACAGGCACCTGCATGACGCCGCCGCCGCCGGAATCTCCTGCCGCCTTTCCGATCTCGCGCGGTTCGCTCGCCGGACTATCTGCAGATGCGATCGCGGTGCGGCGCCTGTTTCTGACGATGCACCACGGCGCGCGCGCCGGGCACATCGGCACGGGCCTTTCGTGCATCGATCTGCTGCTGTTCCTGTACAGGCGACATCTGGCCGTGGGCGACGTGTTCGTGCTCAGCAAAGGGCACGGAGTCTCTGCGCTTTACGCGACCCTGCGTCATATCGGCCGTCTCTCCGGTGAAGAGCTGGCGACGTATTACAAGGATGGAACGGTGCTCGCCGCGCATCCCGTGGCGGGCGCGCTCGGGGAGATTCCGGCAGCCACCGGCTCGCTCGGACACGGCCTCCCGATGGCCTGCGGGGTGGCTCTTGCGCATCGCACGCAGCACCAGTCGCGCACGCGATGCGTCTGCCTGCTGTCCGACGGCGACTGCAACGAAGGATCCACCTGGGAGGCGGCCGCGTTCGCGTCCCATCATCACCTCGGCAACCTGACCGTCGTCGTCGACCGCAACGATCTGCAGGGATTCGGTGCGACCCGCGACGTGCTCGACATGGAACCGTTCGCCGACAAGTGGCGCGCGTTCGGCTTCGACGTGCGAACCATAGACGGCCACGATTTTGCCCAGATGGACGCCGCGATGACTCGAGCAACCGATTCGGTTGCGCCGCTGTGCGTGATCGCGCAGACGAGGAAAGGCTGCGGGATCTCGTTCATGGAGAACCGTCTCGAGTGGCACTACCTGCCGATGAGCGACGAGCAGTTCCGCCTCGCTCTTGCCGAGCTCGACGAAGCCGAACGCCGGCTGCCGAACGCCGATGCGAGCTCCGGGAGCGCGCAGTGAGAGTCGCGTTCACCGAGGCCGTCGATTCGATACTGGTGCGCGATGCGCGCGCGATGTTTTTTTCCGGCGATCTCGGCTTCCAGGCGTTCGAAGGCCTGGCCGCGCACCTCGGGCCGCGCTTCATCAATGCCGGCGTTGCGGAGCAGAACATGATCGGCGTCGCCGCCGGCGTGGCGCTGACCGGGATTCCGGTCTGGGTGTATTCGATCGCACCGTTCGCGACGCTGCGCTGCCTCGAGCAGATCCGCAACGACGTCTGCCTGCACGACCTCCCGGTGCGCATCGTCGGCAACGGCGGCGGTTACACCTACGGGATCATGGGCTCGACGCATCATGCGCTCGAGGACCTGGCCGTGCTCAAGGCGCTGCCGAACATGCAGCTGTTCTTCCCGTGCTCGAACAATCACGTGGCAGCCGCTGTCGAGACGATGCACGGCCTCGGCGGGCCGTCGTATCTGCGCCTGGCGATCTCCGGTTTCCCGAGCGATGCGCCGCCACTTTCGGAGAACTCGCAGACCCTGACGCGCGTATATCGCCGCCGTACCGCCGCCGGAGGAGTGACGATCATCGGCGCGGGCCACGGCGTGCAGATCGCGCTGTCGGCGCTCGCGCTCGGCCTCGACGCCGTCAACGCCGACATCTTCGGGATTGCGCGTTTCCCGCTGCGCATGGATCTCGAAGAGGATCTGGTGCGCAGTGTTTCGGAAACCGGCCGCGTGCTCTTCATCGAGGAGCACTACGCCGCGGGCGGCATCGGCGAGTCCATGCGGCTTGCTCTCGGCGCCCGCGCCCGCGAGTTCGTCCTCCTCGCGGCGGAATATTCGCGCGACCAGAAATACGGATCGGCGGCGTTTCACCTGCGCCAGTGCGGAATGACTCCCGAGCGCGTTGCGGAGCTCGCCGCCGTGCTCGCGAGCGGCTCGGGAGCCGTTGCATGACGAGCCCCGAACAGAGGGAGGCGCTGCTCGAAGCCCGCTGGTGCACGCTGTGCGGGCCCGGCGCTGCAAAGAAAGAGCTTTATCCGGCCAGGTTCGCCGACGGGGATCTGAGCGCTCCGGTCTTTTCCGCGCGGCGCTCGCCGGACGGTTGCCACTTCCGCCTCGTCGAATGTGCCGGCTGCGGCATGATCTTCTCCGATCCGGCGTGTCCGCCGGAGACGCTCGGCGAGCTGTATGCTGCAAGCGATGTCACCTACGGCCCGCAGGAACAGCAGATCTACGACTCGTACGCACCGATTCTCGACCGCGCGGCGTCGCGACTTGCGCGGCGCGGGGCGTTCGTCGAGATCGGCGGCGGATCCGGTTTCATGCTGAAGTATGCCGCACCGGCCGGCTTTTCGTCTGCGCTCGAGATCGAACCGAGCGCCGACGCCGAACGGCGCTTCGTGGCGCCGTCGCCGCACGCCCGCTTCGTGCGCAGCATGATGACGGACGCGCTGCTGCCCGAATCGTCGGCGAGCCTGATATGCTTCTTCCAGATGCTCGACCACCTGCCGGACCCTCTGGCGTTCCTCAAGGCCGTCTGGCGTGCACTCGAACCCGGCGGTGTCGCGGTCTGCGTCACGCACGATACGTCGGGGCTCGCGACGCGCCTGCTCGGAGAATCGAGCCCGATCTTCGACATCGAGCACACGTACCTGTTCAACCACGACAACCTTTCGCGGCTGTTCTCGGCGGCCGGCTTCGATCGCATCGAAACCTTTGCCGTGGCCAACGACTATTCGATCCGTTACTGGCTCGGGCTCGCGCCGCTGCCGGCAGCGCCGAAGGGCGCGCTCCTGCGCACGCTCGAGCTTGCCGGAGTCGCCGACCGGCGGCTGCGCCTGAGGCTCGGCAACGTCGGCGCCATCGCCCGCAAACCACAACATGACTGAACCTTTCAAGCTGAGCGCGATCATCGCGTGTTACCGCGACGAGCAGGCAATCCCGGTGATGGCCGAGCGGCTCGAGGCCACGTTCGCGAAGATCGGCTGCGACTACGAGATCATCTTCGTCAACGACGGCAGTCCCGACGATTCGCAGGCGGTCCTCGAGCGCCTCGCTTCCGCCAACCATCGCATCAAGGTGATCACGCACAGTCGCAACTTCGGCTCGCAGAATGCGTTCACGAGCGGCATGGCACGGGCGACCGGCGATGCGTGCGTGCTGCTCGACGGCGACCTGCAGGATCCGCCCGAGCTGATCGAAGACTTCGCACGAAAGTGGCGCGAAGGCTTCGACGTCGTCTACGGCGTCCGCACGCAGCGCGAAATGGCCTGGAGGAACGAGGTTCTCTACAAGGCGTTCTACCGGCTTTTCCAGCGCGTTGCGTACATCCGCGTGCCGGCCGATGCCGGCGACTTTTCGCTGATCGACCGCCGGGTGATGAACATCCTGAACGACCTTCCCGAGCGCGACCGGTTCCTGCGCGGGCTGCGGGCATGGACCGGCTTCCGCCAGACCGGCATTCCGTACCTGCGTCCGGAGCGCATGTTCGGCCGCTCGACGAACAACTTGCTGGCGAATCTTCGCTGGGCGCGAAAAGGCATCTTCTCGTTCTCCTATCTCCCGCTCGAGCTGATCTCGTACGCCGCTGCGCTCGTCGCCGTCCTGTCGGCCGTGGCGATCGTGCTGCAGATCATCGGACGGATTCTCGACCCGACGGTTCCTCGCGGCGTCAGCACGATCATCGTCGTGTGCCTGTTCCTCGGCGCGATCCAGCTGATCAGTCTTGCGTTCATCGCCGAGTATCTGGGCCGCGTGTTCGAGGAGGTCAAAGGCCGCCCGCGCTACATCGTGGCGCGCACGCTCAATCTGGAAGACGGCGCGGGCGATGCACCGGGCTCGCGCGGCGCCGGTGATGCGCGGGTGCCGGCGAAGTGACGGCCGAAAAGCGACGTCGACGCGTGCCGAAGGCCGCTACTGCGCCCGCCAGGGAACAGGCCGCGCCAGTTGCTGCGCCGCCGCCGCCACGGCCGCGCGCGTCGATCCTTCACGTCGTGGCCGGGCTCGCGCTGATGGCCGTGTTCGCCGTGCAGGCCATCGTGGCCTCGCACCGCGATTCGGTGACGATCGACGAGTTTGCGCATCTGCCGGTCGGGCTGAACGCGCTGCTGCACGCCGACTTCCGCGTCGATCCGGTCAACGCGCATCTCGCCCGCATGTTCATTGCGCTTCCGCTGCTCGCCGATCCGCCGGCGTTCTCGCCCGAGCCCGGCATGAACGTGAACCAGCTCGGCTACCAGTTCATGGAGCTCAACGGGAAACGCTACCAGGAAATTTACGAGAAAGTCCGGCCGATGGTCGTGCTGCTCGCACTCTTCGCGGCGACCGTCATGGCGAAGTGGGCATACGACCTGTACGGCAGCCATGCGGCACTGGCCGCTGTCGGACTGTTCGCGTTCTCGCCGTCGCTGCTCGCGCACGGACACCTCGTCACCGTCGACGTTGCGGGCACGCTCGGGTTCCTGCTCGCTCTGTATGCGAACTGGAAGTTCCTCGAGACTCCGACGGTGCGGCGGGCGGTATGGCTCGGCGTTGCCGCCGGCGGCGCGAACCTCTTCAAGCTGTCGGGCGCAGTGCTCCTGATGATGATCGTTCCGACGTGGATCATCCGCATGACGCTCGCCCGTTACGCTCGCCTTCCGGCGCGCGAGTGGGCCAGGCTGATTGCCGTGGTCGGCGCCGTCGCGCTCGTGACGCTCAACGCGGGATATGCGTTCGACGGCACGTTTGGCCTGCTGCGCGATGCGACGCTCACGCCGGGTGGAAGGCTTGCGCGCGTCGCGGCCGCGATGCCGTGGCTGAGGCTTCCGCTGCCTCGTCCGTTTCTCGACGGGATCGACGTCGTGCTCGAGGTCGGCAAGGGCCATGACCCGTCGTATTTCCTGGCAGGAGAGCTGTCGGCGGACGGATGGTGGTACTATCACCTGGCTGCATTCTCGGCGAAGTGCCCGCTGCCGGTGCTCGCGGCGATCGTCTTCGCGATGGTCGCGTGGCTCGTCGGCCGCGGCCGCAGCCGGAGCGATTACGCGGTGTTCGTTCCGGTGATCGTGCTGTTCGCGGCCAACTCGGCGTTCAACTCGCTACAGATCGGAGAGCGTCACGTGCTGCCGGCGTATCCGCTGCTTTTCATCGGCGTCTCGCCGTGGCTCGCGTCGGCGCTGGCGAGCATGCCATGGCGCGCATCGCGCGATGTCCGCGATGCGGCAGCCGCCGAAACGCCGCCGCCAAAACGAGATTCGACGACGCGAGATCCTGCCGCAGCCGGACCGGCTGCAATGATGCGAGCGTGGCTGCCGTTCGCAGCTGCGGCGGGTGTTTTCGTCTGGACGATCTGGGGCACGATCGCGGTCGCGCCGCGATATCTTCAGTTCTTCAATGAAGCTGCCGGCGGACCCGAGCGCGGGCACCGCGTACTGATCGATTCGAACATCGACTGGGGCCAGGACCTGATCCGCCTGCGCGAGTACATGGACGAGAAGCATCTCGATCGCATCTCGCTCGCATACTTCGGCCGCGTCGATCCGCAGATCTACGGCATCCGCTTCAGTCCGCTCGAGCGCGGCATCTCGCACGGCCCGACCGCGATCTCGGCGTCGTTCCTGATGGGCCGGCCGTACTTCTGGATCCTTGGCGGCCGCATGCGCTGGGTGCCGTCGAGGACCTACGAGTGGCTGCAGGCTTACAAGCCGGTCGCGCGCGTCGGCTCGATGTTCGTGTTCGATCTTCCGTAACTTCAGTCGCCGAGCTGGTCGACCTCGAGCCCGAGCGTGCGCGCGACTTCCTCGCGATAGCGCCGCTGGATCTCGAGCGTGACCGGTCCGGGACGGCCGCTCGCGATCTTGCGGCGGCCGACTCGGACCACCGGAAGAACTTCGATCGCCGATCCGGTGATGAAGATTTCGTCGGCGCCCGCCAGATCCTCGACCGTGAAGCGCTCTTCCTTCGCTTTGGCGATTTTTTTTGCGATGCGGAGAACCTTGCTGCGCGTGACGCCGGGCAGCAGCCCGGCGGAAACGGGTGCCGTGCGCACCACGCCGCCACGGACGATGAAGACGTTGCTGGTCGTGCCTTCGAGCACGACGCTGCCGTGGCCGTTCATGCTGCCGTCGGTATGATAGATCGCCTCGTAGCAACCATGCTTGCGCGCTTCGGCGCGCGCCAGGATCGCCGGAAGGTAATTCAGCGACTTCACCTGGCGCTGGCGCTCGCAGACACCGGACCCGATGCTGAACGGATACACGGCGACTCCGTTCGCCTTCACCTCGCCGAGCTTCGGCTCGAGCGGCCGGTAGAGCATCAGCGTCGTCGGCTCGGCGGTGTCCTCGACGAGAAGGCTGACGGGGCCGTGGCCGCGCGTGATCGTCATGCGCACCGCGCCGTCGCTCTTCAGCATGCCGTTGAGACGTGCAAGCTCGGTGCAGCGCTTCTCCCATGGCTCGGAGGCGTCGAACGGGATGCCGATTTTTTTTGCGCTGCCCGCCATGCGCTCCAGGTGAGCGGCGAGCCCGTACGGCCGGCCTCGATACGTGCGCCACGTCTCGAACAGTCCTTCCCCGAATAGAAATCCCCGGTCGAGAGGTGAGATCCTCGCTTTCGCCACATCCACGAACTTTCCGTTCAACCAGCAACTCGCCTTCACGATCGTTCTCCTGCCCTGCGCAGCGCCG from Candidatus Limnocylindrales bacterium harbors:
- a CDS encoding glycosyltransferase family 2 protein — encoded protein: MTEPFKLSAIIACYRDEQAIPVMAERLEATFAKIGCDYEIIFVNDGSPDDSQAVLERLASANHRIKVITHSRNFGSQNAFTSGMARATGDACVLLDGDLQDPPELIEDFARKWREGFDVVYGVRTQREMAWRNEVLYKAFYRLFQRVAYIRVPADAGDFSLIDRRVMNILNDLPERDRFLRGLRAWTGFRQTGIPYLRPERMFGRSTNNLLANLRWARKGIFSFSYLPLELISYAAALVAVLSAVAIVLQIIGRILDPTVPRGVSTIIVVCLFLGAIQLISLAFIAEYLGRVFEEVKGRPRYIVARTLNLEDGAGDAPGSRGAGDARVPAK
- a CDS encoding class I SAM-dependent methyltransferase gives rise to the protein MTSPEQREALLEARWCTLCGPGAAKKELYPARFADGDLSAPVFSARRSPDGCHFRLVECAGCGMIFSDPACPPETLGELYAASDVTYGPQEQQIYDSYAPILDRAASRLARRGAFVEIGGGSGFMLKYAAPAGFSSALEIEPSADAERRFVAPSPHARFVRSMMTDALLPESSASLICFFQMLDHLPDPLAFLKAVWRALEPGGVAVCVTHDTSGLATRLLGESSPIFDIEHTYLFNHDNLSRLFSAAGFDRIETFAVANDYSIRYWLGLAPLPAAPKGALLRTLELAGVADRRLRLRLGNVGAIARKPQHD
- a CDS encoding glycosyltransferase family 39 protein, yielding MPKAATAPAREQAAPVAAPPPPRPRASILHVVAGLALMAVFAVQAIVASHRDSVTIDEFAHLPVGLNALLHADFRVDPVNAHLARMFIALPLLADPPAFSPEPGMNVNQLGYQFMELNGKRYQEIYEKVRPMVVLLALFAATVMAKWAYDLYGSHAALAAVGLFAFSPSLLAHGHLVTVDVAGTLGFLLALYANWKFLETPTVRRAVWLGVAAGGANLFKLSGAVLLMMIVPTWIIRMTLARYARLPAREWARLIAVVGAVALVTLNAGYAFDGTFGLLRDATLTPGGRLARVAAAMPWLRLPLPRPFLDGIDVVLEVGKGHDPSYFLAGELSADGWWYYHLAAFSAKCPLPVLAAIVFAMVAWLVGRGRSRSDYAVFVPVIVLFAANSAFNSLQIGERHVLPAYPLLFIGVSPWLASALASMPWRASRDVRDAAAAETPPPKRDSTTRDPAAAGPAAMMRAWLPFAAAAGVFVWTIWGTIAVAPRYLQFFNEAAGGPERGHRVLIDSNIDWGQDLIRLREYMDEKHLDRISLAYFGRVDPQIYGIRFSPLERGISHGPTAISASFLMGRPYFWILGGRMRWVPSRTYEWLQAYKPVARVGSMFVFDLP
- a CDS encoding aminotransferase class IV — translated: MDVAKARISPLDRGFLFGEGLFETWRTYRGRPYGLAAHLERMAGSAKKIGIPFDASEPWEKRCTELARLNGMLKSDGAVRMTITRGHGPVSLLVEDTAEPTTLMLYRPLEPKLGEVKANGVAVYPFSIGSGVCERQRQVKSLNYLPAILARAEARKHGCYEAIYHTDGSMNGHGSVVLEGTTSNVFIVRGGVVRTAPVSAGLLPGVTRSKVLRIAKKIAKAKEERFTVEDLAGADEIFITGSAIEVLPVVRVGRRKIASGRPGPVTLEIQRRYREEVARTLGLEVDQLGD